Within the Natrinema pellirubrum DSM 15624 genome, the region CTCCCTATGGGATGAGTCCCATATTTTATATTGATGGGGTTCATACCATAGTCCAGGGATGGGACACACGGTCATCGAAGACGTTGAGGACCGCATTGGAGACCGGGTCATCCGACGAAAAATCATCAAAACCGACGACGAGCAGTATCCGAGCGGATATCGGTACTCGCTGCACTACGGATACGTCGATGGCCGTGGGACCATCCTTCGCTACGACAATGAGAATCGGACGGTTGGACGGCACGAACGCCACACCCCTGACAGTGTCGACGAAATCGAATTTCCGGGGATGATGGACCTCCGGGACCGGTTCATTGAGGAGGTCGAACACCATGACTGAAAACACGCTCAAAATCACGTTTCGCCAGGCCGACGAACACCGCGATGCCGCTCGAGAGCGACTGCGCCGCGCTGAAGCCGGCGAGAGCGACGAGTCGATCGAACAGGAGGTACGCCAAATACTGAACTTCGAGGAGTTCGACGATGTTGAGCGTCTTATGCGAACATCAAACCTCGAACTCATCGAAGCAATAGCTGAGCACAAACCAGCAAGCATCCGCGATACCGCCTCGATCGTTGACCGAGACTACCGGGAAGTCCACCGGAACCTCAAAGAACTCGAGTCGTTAGGTGTTGTCGAGTTTGAAACCAGTGGCCGGAGCAAGAAGCCGATTCTTCGCGGTGGCGTCGACAATATCGACGTCTCCATCCAGTTCCCACCTACAAGAAATGGCGAGCAGCAGGGAGTATCCGCCTAGACCCTGTGTTTTTGGCGTTTCTCCACGGCAGTGTAGTTGAGTGACGCGATTCACGCCCGCCGTGAACGGCGGGATTCTCTCGCTGGTTAAAGATAATATATATTATAAAGAGCAAGGAGAATACCCGCGCCTTTAGGCGCGGGATGAATCCGACACTCTGACCGCCAATCCACCGACAACGCTCCTGCCGGATATTCAACGCCCGGTCGTTGGTTTCAATACTTCTCATAACTAGTTATGCATACAGTACAGATGCTGGAGACGACCCGCACCTACGTCGCACGCATCACGAACCACCAACAGGTTCGTGACGATCTTGACCAGTTCGGGTTCTCCGTATCCAAACTGTGGAACGTCGGTCGCTACTACATCCATCAGCGGTGGGACGAAACCGGCGAAATACCCGACGAAGCCGAACTCAAATCGGAGCTGAAAGACCACGAACGCTACAGTGACCTTCATTCGCAGTCCAGTCAGCGAGTTCTCGAAGAACTTGCTGAGGCGTTCACCGGCTGGTACAACTCCGACGACGGCAACAACCCACCCGGCTACCGGAAACGTGGCAACGACCACCCGCGCTCCACCGTCACGTGGAAGAAACGAGCCATCAAGCACGACGAGAAACACGACCAACTCCGCCTCTCGAAAGGCTTCAACCTGAAAGAGAGTCGGTCTGACTTCATCCTCGCGGAGTACGAAACCCGCCCCGACGTAGAAGTCGAGAACATCCAGCAGGTACGTGCCGTCTGGAACGGAGACGGGTGGGAACTACACCTCGTCTGTAAGAAAGAGATTTCAGTCGAAAACGCGCCGGGTGACAACACGGCGGGTATTGACCTCGGTATCAGCAACTACCTCGCCATCGACTACGAAGACGGGGCGAGCGAGCTGTATCCGGGGAACGTGCTGAAAGAGGACAAGCACTACTTCACCCGCGAGGAGTACCAGACCGAAGGCGAGAACGGGCCGTCGAAACGTGCGCGGAAGGCTCGACAGAAACTCTCCCGACGCAAAGACCACTTCTTCCACACCCTGTCGAAACACATCGTTGAGCGGTGTGTCGAAGAAAGCGTGGAGAGGATAGCGGTTGGCGACCTCAGTGACATCCGCGAGAATGAGAACGGCGATTCGCGGAACTGGGGTGCGTCGGGGAACAAGAAACTCCACGGATGGGAGTTTGACCGCTTCACGAACCTGCTCGAATACAAGGCCGAGGAACACGGCATCCTCGTTGACCGTGTAGACGAGGAGAACACCTCAAAGGCGTGTTCGTGTTGCGGGCAGATTCGTGACTCGAATCGCGTGGAGCGCGGTCTGTACGTCTGTTCGTCGTGCGGGACGACAATGAACGCGGACGTGAACGGTGCGGTGAACATCCGCCGAAGGATAACTCAGAGTCCTCCGACAGGGGATATGAGTAACGGCTGGTTGGCACAGCCCGGAGTCTTCCTGTTCGACCGCGAGAGCGGGTCGTTCAACACGAGAGAACAGGGAGACTGTAAACCCTAATATCCCAACGCTCGGGATTCCTCCGGCTTTAGTGATTAGCAAATCTTATTGAGAAATCCACTGAGGTGATTGTCAATCCACGATGCAGCGAAACTCAGTTTCTCGGTCAGTTGGTCGAACAGTTCGTCAAGGAGTCTCCGGTACTCGTCTTCGCCGTTAACAATCAACGGCGAAGACTCCCACTTGAGACTCTTCCAGACAGGTTCGATTGGGTTGAGGTCCGGGGAACCAACCGGAAGGAACACCAGATCAATCCCGAGTTCATGAGCACGCTTGCGCGTGTGCTTGCAGACGTGTGACGAAAAGTTATCCAACACGAGCAGAATCCGCTTGCCGGGATTCTGCTCGCGGATCTCCTCGAAACACCCACAGATTTGTTCTTTCTCCTGGTTCGGTGGGAACGACAGCACGCTCTCTCCGTTGAGCGCATAGAACCCGGCCGCTGGTGTATCGATTTTCACCAGCGGCCGAGTGATATGTGGTTCATCGACCGTATACAGTCGCTGAGAGTTGTCCCATGGTTGTGGATGCGAGACATCGAAAAATCCCACCACAGTCCCGCCATCAGTGCAGATATCCTCATCGGTACGCCACTTCTCTTCGTCGTCATCGTCGTCACTCTCGCGCTTATTATGTGGCTGGTCGTGAGCATCCTCGTCGAACGCGTACTCAACGCGTTCGTCGAGGATCTCTTCGGCGTTGTCGGGTCGATCAGGCCGTTTTGTCCGAGGAATGGCGTAGGAAAGGCCGAGATTGTGTAGGAACGTTGGGAGGTAGTGTGGATGATATTCGACGTCGAACTCCTCGTCGAGAAGGTGCTGAATCTCCTGTTTTTTCCACGGTTGTCCCTCACGTAGTCGATCGATGAGTTCGTCTTGTTGGTCTTCGTCGAGCTTCGGGGGCCGACCGCCCCCGAAGTTCGGAGTGAGTTTGCCGAGACCTCCTTCGTTCCAGCGGTTAACCCAGTTCGTGGCGGTGCCCTCAGATTTCCCGACGTCGTCGGCGGCTTCCTTCAGCGTGGCACCCTTGTACAGCCGTTTGATGAACACGAGGCGTTCGAATTCCTTCTGATCGTCTGCCTCGCCGAGAAGACGATCCAGATCTTCTTCACTCAGGTGTCGCACGATTTTCTTCTCTCGACCAGTCACTACACTAAAGAGATACTTCTACTCAATAACTTTCCCGAATCACTATAGCCGGAGGAGGATGTCAAGCTGTCGGGTCGTGTTTAGGCATGAAGGGTATCAACGCGAGCGTCTCGTGCCACGCGCCACCCGGCGACGATCGCGCCGAGCGTTCCGATACCGACTGCGATTACGAGACCTCCGAGGTAGACTTCCGGCGGCGTCCGCAGCAGGTCCTCGAAGCCGACGACCTGTGCGGCGACGCGATCGAGTACGAACGCGAATGCTGGGGTCGCGAGGAGACCGAGGAGTCCGCCGATTAGTCCGAGCGTCAACCCCTGTCCACCGACGATCCCGGCAAGGAACCCGCGTGACAGGCCGATCGCTCGCAACGCGGCCAGTTCCTCCCCCTGCTGGACGGCCACGAGGACGAGCGTGTTCACCGTCAGTGCAACACCGGCTACCAGTGCCAATACGACGAGCGTCGCACCGCTAGCGAGTACCAACAGATACTCACTCAGTAGCGACTCGAACTGTTCCTCGCTCGTCCGGACATCGTATTCGGGATGCGACTGCTGGATCGCGTCGCTAACAGCCGCCCGGTCGGCACCCTCCGCCGTAGTAACTGTCACGTACGTCGCCCGATCGGTGCCGGTGGTTCCCGTGATCGTCTGTAGTTCGCTGAGCGGCATCGTCACTGTCGAGGTCCCGAGGAACTGCGAATACGCCGAGGATATCCCGACGACCTCGAACTCGCGCTCGGTGGCACTCGATCGACTCGACCCGACGTAGAGCGTATCGCCGACGTCGACATCGAATCGATCGGCCGTCTGTGGATCGATGAGTATCTCTTGACTCATCGGCCCGTTGTACGTGCCGTTCGCATAGTGGCTATCGCCTTTCGAGAACCCGGTACCGCTCTCGAGCGAGAGATCGCCGTGGGTGTTCGGAACGCCGAGACCGGTCACCAGTTCGAGACTGTCTGGTTCCGTCCCGACGTAGACGCCGTGGAACGCGAGCGGTGACGCCTGCTCGACGGCGTCGCGTCGCTCGAGGTCCGCGGCGAGCCGGTGCGAATCGGTGATCGGGTTTTCGATACTGCCGGTCGCAGTCAACTCAACGCCATCGGCCGTAACCCAGATGTCCTGACCGGCCTGATCGAACCGTTCCTCGCCGGTCTGGACGACGCCGAGGCCGACACTCGCCAGAAGCGTGACGGCCAGGACGGCCAGTGCGATCGAGAGAACGACGAACACTGTCCGGCCGCGTTCATGACGCACTTGCTGAAGCGTGAGTCGGGCGATCGCGCGTATTTTGATGAGTAGCCGGCGCATGCTTATCGTCCCAGTTCAGCGACAACGTTCGTTCGTGCGACGAGATAGAGCGGATACGGAAGCGCCAGGACGCCAGCGATCAGCGCGACGGCGACGGCGTAGAGTCCGAACGCGGGACGGAGCGTCGCGATCGGCTCCGGCGCGATGGTCGCCGTGGCGACGTAGTTCGTGATCGAGACGCCAACGGTTCCGAGGACAATGCCGACTAGCGCGCCGGCTAGTGTCAGGCTCAACGTCGTAACCGCGACGATCGCGAGCCGGGACCGGGTCGAGAAGCCAATCGCTGCGAACACGGCGATCGTCTGCCGGTCCTTGTCAATTGTCAGTGCCGCCGAGGTTGCGACGAACAGCGAACAGATCACGACTGCGACGATCAACGCGACCAGACTCGTGGCGAGCGCGAAATCGTTACTCCGGATCGACGCCAACTGACCGTCGTCACCCGTTTGGACCGTCGCGTTCGGATAGGCGTCCGCTGCCGCCGATTCGACCGTGGCCGTCGACGCGTCCGGTCCGGTTTTCACGAGTATCTGATCGGCCAGATCATCGTTGTCGGCCCCCGAGATCGACTGTAGCTCGCTCAAATGAACCATGACGAGCGGCAGCTCACCGCTTACGCCGTTGGCTCCCGTGTCTTCGATCGCGGTCGCAGTGTACTCGGGTCCACCACTCGTATACCCTCGACGGAGTGTCGCAGCCGGCATCGAACTCCCGACCTGGAGGGAATCACCTTCCGAGGCGTTGATCGCGGTGGCTGCTTCGTCCGTCAGCACGACTTCACCGGTCCGAGCGCCGTCGTACGTTCCGTTCGCGAAATGAGGATCCCCCGGCTCGAGTGAAGCAGTCGACACCCCCTCTATCGTGGTCGGCTCGGCTGGCGGGACGACGCCCATCGCGAGTACGGTCTCCGTTTCGCTGCTCCCATCGACACCGATACGGACCGCTTCGACGAGAACCGGTGTCGCGTACGCGACGTCCTCGCGCTCATCGAGCGTCGCGGACGTCTCGTGAACGGCTCCGAGTTGCGCGGTCTCGACGTCGATGACCGACGAGAGCGTCCCGCCGCCAGCTGGAACGATACGAACGTCGGCTTCGCTCTCGTCAGGTGAATCGGCCGCAATACCGGCGGCGATTCCGGTCACGATCACCAGGAGGGCGATCGTAACGGCGATGAGAGCGACCGTCACGAGCGTCTGTCTCGGTATCTGGCGAAGTCGTGACACCAGCCGATAGACAGCGACTCGGAAGAGTCCGCCCCATCGACGAACCCGGCGGCCGCGGGGTCGGCCTCGATTTCGCTCCGGGGGATCGTCACTCATTGAACTGCCCCGTCTGCCGTACCTCCCCGTCGAGGAGTCGAAGAACGCGGTCGGTCACTGCCATCGCGCGCTCGTCATGCGTCGCGACGAGTACTGTCCGTTCGTCTGCGACGTCGACGAGGAGCTCCAGGACTCGCGCTCCGGTTCCCGTGTCCAGCTCGCCCGTAGGTTCGTCGGCCAGAACGACCGCTGGGTCGGCGACCAACGCCCGCGCTATCGCGACGCGCTGTTGCTCACCACCGCTCAGCTCGCTCGGCAGATGGTCCATTCGATCCTCGAGACCGACCTGCTCGAGTAGCTCGGCCGCTCGCCGCTGCCGCTCGCCCCGTGACACGCCGCGTTCGATCAGTGGCAAGGCGACGTTGTCCCGAGCGGGAAGCGCCGGCAGCAGGTGAAACTGCTGAAAGACGAACCCGATGTGATCGCGCCGCAATCGCGTCCGCTGCGCTCCGGAGAGCGCCGTGAGGTCTGTCCCGAGTACGTCGACGGTGCCGTCGCTCGGCTCGAGGAGGCCGCCGATGACGTGGAGTGCCGTCGATTTGCCGCTTCCGCTCGGACCCACGAGACCCACGACGTCACCGGTGGCGACCTCGAACGAGACGTCGCGGAGAGCCGTGACGGTCCGCGACGCCGTCGACCGGGTCCCGTACTCGTGCGTCACCCCCTCACAGCGGACGGCGACCGACGACGGAGTCGCCGTTCGATCGGCACCGTCGCCGATCGGCCGTGCTCGGACGCTTTCGTCCTCGTTCAGAGATGAGTCGCGGGCCATTCACTTGACTGTTCGAAGAACGCCGAACGACGATTCATTGTTTCGAGCCGCTTACCGTATTTTGTCTAAAATTACAAGCTGGTAGTAACGGCTTCACACGGACTCGTACTCGAGCTGATGATCGGACTGCGCGCCGTCAGAAACCGTTCCAGAAGGCCCGTGTTACCTCTTGGAGTGGTTGTCTTTTGGCTCATCGTTCCGGCTCGCTCAATCCGCGGTTTCCGGTGATACGCTCGAGCGCGCGCCGACCGTAGCCGAGACCGGGCGCGCCGTCGTAATACCAGGCGATGAGCGCGACGACAACGAGCCCTAACTGGACCCACTCGTACCACCCCATCGAGTACCGCAGGAAGCCGGCGAGAATACTGCCGGGAGTCTGGTACTGTGGTGGCTCGAGGATGGGCCAGAACAGAAACGTCGTCGCCGACAGGTCTCGATCGAGGATCGCTGTCGGCGGGATGTCGGAGAGCAGATGTGAGGCGTGCCCGATAGCGAACGCCATTCCAGCCTCGGGCCAACCAAAACGACGGGCCAGACTGTAGGCAATCGGAAGCAGCAACGCCGCGACGAAGACCGAATGCGTGAGTGTCCGCCCTCCCGGGAGGAGTCCGAGCGTCCACGCGAACGGTTTGTCGATCAGGTCCGGAAACTGCGAGCCGATCGCGAGGGCGACCACCGGAAGCGCTCGCGGCGATCGGCGGTTGCGTCGCCAGCTATAGCCCGTATAGATTAGGTATGCGACGGCGAGGTGTCCCCAGGGCCACATCGGATCGGGTTTGTAGCGGGGCCGGCAAAGACGTGTCGTTGTCGTTGGGGGTTTGCTTTTCCAATCGCTGTTGTTCACAGGCGGTACGAGGCGGATGCCCCGACCCTCGAGTTCGCGACGGCGGGCATCGAGTTCGCCGAGAGTGCGCTACGTTTAGGTGGCCTGCGGTGGCTCGTTGATGTAGATGCCAACGCAGCGTCGGATGCAGTTCGTTCGCGGGAACGTCGCGTGGATGGTCGGGACGGTCCTCGTCCTCGCCCTCCTGAACGCGCTCTCGTACGAACTGGTGTTCGTCTGCTCGCTGATCGGGTTTCTCGTCGTCACGGAGCTGACCGCCCCGTTCAACGTCACGCCGACGTGGCGACGCCGACTCCGGTGGCTCATTGCGGTTGGACTCCTCGTCTTCGCGATCATCGTCGTGCGGCGGATCCTCGAGATCCTTCCGCCGGGGGTCGTTCCGGTATGAGCCACCAGCGCGTCCACTCCCGAGAGCGGTCGATCACTCACCGTCGGGAGGTGTCACGATGAGCTGGCACGGGGGCCTGTTCGGCGACGGGGACGGCGTCGAGTGGCCGCGCGTTCTCCTGCTCGTCCTCGTCGTCACCGTCGTCGTCACGCTCGGCACCGCGGCCGCGACGTCGTCGACTGCGTTCGGTCCCTATAATCCAGCTTGGGATGGCTCATCCGACTTCCGTCAGGACATCGAGACCGACTCATCCGTCGAGCGTCACCTCGTCAGCGACACCGTGCAGTACGACCACCTGCCGGCCAACGACACGGTCGCGTTCGTGACCGCGCCCGACGAGCGCTACGACGAGGACGACGCCGAGCGTGTCCGTGAGTTCGTCGCCGAGGGCGGGACGCTCGTCGTCCTCGAGAACTTCGGCGACTCGGGGAACGCGCTGTTGTCCGCTGTCGGTGCCGAGGCGCGAGCCGACGGCCAACTTCTGCGGGACGAACAGCACCACTTTCGCGGGCCGACGATGCCGGTCGCAACGAACGTCACGAACCACACGTCCACGACCGGCGTCGATCAGTTGACCCTCAACTACGCGACGGCGGTCGATCCCGGAAACGCGACCGTACTGGTCAGAACCAGTGACTTCGCCTATCTCGGGCCCGAAGACGACGATCTCGATGAACAGAACGATCTCCGATCGTATCCGGTCGCGACGGTCGAGAACGTGAGCGAGGGCCGGGTCGTTGTCGTCGGCGATCCGAGCATCAGTATCAACGCGATGTACGACGAACCCGACAACGCCGCGTTCGTGCGCGGATTGTACGCCGACGCCGATCACGTGATCATCGACCGGTCCCACGACGCGGCGGTCCCGCCGCTGACTGCCACGTTGCTGGCGATCCGAAACTCGCCGCTGTTACAGTTACTCGTCGGGACGCTCGGAATCGGACTCGTCGGGCTCTTCTCTCGATACGGGATGCGGTCCGGGCTCGAGACCGTCCAGTCACGGTTGCCGGCGCGCGTTCGGCGGTCGGACAGACGCGACAGGACGTCTGCCACCCCCGGTCTGTCCGATACCGAGCGCGCCGAATACCTCCGCCGACGCTATCCCGATTGGGACGAGGAACAGGTTCAGCGAGTGATAACAGCGCTTAACCATCCTCGCTCGGAAGGTGAGGCAGACGAATGAGCGGTACCACCGATCCGGCTGCCGGGACGAGCGGCGATCCGGAGACCGTCTACGAGGAGTTACAGACCGAAATCAGCCGCGTTCTAATCGGTAATGACGAAGGTGTCGAATATATCACCATTGCACTACTGACCCGCGGTCACATCTTGCTCGAGGGCGTGCCCGGAATCGCCAAGACGACGCTTGCGAATCTTTTCGCACGGACATCCGGGCTCGACTTCAACCGGATCCAGATGACGCCGGACACTCTCCCCGCCGACATCACGGGGACGCACATCTATCGACAGGGCGCGGAGTCGTTCGAACTCCAGCGTGGTCCAGTCTTCGCTAATCTCGTTGTCGCCGACGAAATCAACCGTGCGACGCCGAAGACTCAGAGCGCGCTGCTCGAGGCGATGCAAGAGCGGCGCGTGACGATCGAAGGCGAGACGCTCGCGTTACCGGATCCGTTTATGGTCGTCGCGACCCAGAACCCGATCGAGTCCGAAGGCGTCTTCCAACTGCCGGAAGCACAGCGCGATCGCTTCCAGTTTAAACTGACGCTCGACCTTCCGGATCGGACGGACGAACGCGAACTCCTCGACCGGTTCGATGAGAAACCGAACCTCAGCCCGGAGGAAGTCGACCAAGTCGTCGATCCTGACCAACTCGTCGCTGCCCGCGAAACCGTTCAGACGGTCCACGTCGCACCGGCCGTCAAGGAGTACGTCCTCGATCTGGTCGCCGCGACCCGAGACCACGCCGATGTCGCTCACGGGGCTTCGCCGCGCGCGACACTGGCGTTTCTCAACGGTGCCAAGGCACGGGCTGCGATTCGTGGTCGTGACTATGTCATCCCCGACGACGTGAAATCGATAGCCGAGCCGGTATTGCGCCACCGACTCGTGTTGAACACCGACGCGGACCTGAGCGATGTCGATCCCGTCGAGGTCGTCGCGGATATCGTCGATACGATCGAGCCCCCGAGCGCCGATACGGCTCGGGCGTTCGATTCGGCTGCAGCGAGCGACGGTGGTAATATCGATTGACATCCTTCCTACCCTACTCGTTTGTGCTTCCGCTGGGGTTGGAAGTCTTCGCTCCTTAAACGAGGGGTCTCTGCCTCGAAAAACGTGAAGCCCCCTACTCTCGAGCGTCCTCACGCACATCGGTCTCGAGAGCAGTCATTCTGTCAGCCGAACCGATCCAAGCAGCTAGCCGTCTCCGTGGACCGCCTCGAGGTCACTCCCCGAGGTACTCGACCTGCTTCGCCTGTAGAGAGAATACCTTATTGGGATGCGCTGTGAACTGACTGACCGTGAATACTGTCGGCAGTCGCGCCCTCGTGCTGGCTCTTTCCGTTACCCTTCTGGTGATTATCGGCGGAATCGTTTCGATGGGCGCGGCCACTGCCGTTTCGGACGGTGATATGCAGCAGCACGTTGCGGTCCAGCAAAACGACTCGGCCGAGGAGCGAAACGAGACGACACCGCATCGAAACCCCGATGAGTATTCCGAGGACGGCGACCTCGAGGGCGTCGAACGCTGGCTGTCGAATCGCCTGACGTCACAACTCGGTGAGAGCGCGATCCAGTTGAGTGAGGGCGAGTATGAACTTGCAAGCGATTATGTCGGCGAGGAGTACCGTAACCGGCTCGAACAGTACGTCGACGTCGCCGGCCAGACCAGCGGGGAGAGTAACGAGGAGACGTTCGAGGAGACCGGTGAGCAACAGGCGCGGTTGACCGAGGCCGTCCAGGAGTATCGAGACACCAAAGCGGAGTACGAGGCGGCCCGTCAAGCGGGAAACGAGGAGCGGGCTCGTGAACTTGCGCGCGAACTCGAGTCGTTGGCCGACGAGATCGAGTCACTCGGTGGTTCAGTTCGCGAAGGGTATATTGACATCGAGGCGGAGACGGGGACCGACCTCTCCGAGTCGGACGCCGCGATCGAAAACGTCACCGACGAGATCGAGTCCGAACAGGCCGTCGTTCGCGCACAGGAGTTCACGGAAACGGACCTCTCGCTTACGATCGAGCGCGAGGAAATTTCGTTCCGCGACCCGTTGGTCGCGACGGGGGAACTGCGGACCCTGGACGGGAGTCCGATCGCGAACGAGGAGATCAGACTCGATATCGGCAACCACACCGAACGGGTCACGACCGATGCGAGTGGCGGCTTCACCCTCGAGTACCGACCGACCGACGAGTCGCTCTCGACCGACGAACTCGACATCCAGTACGTTCCCGATACCCAGTCGATCTATCTGGGCGATGAAACGACGGTTGACGTCTCGATCGACCAGGTCGAGCCGACGCTCGTCCTGGAGGAGACGCCGAGCGAGGTGGCGTATGGCGAACGCCACGCCGTTACGGGGGAGTTAACCGTCGACGGCCGGTCGGTCGATGGCGTCCCAGTTTCGGTCTCTCTCGGCGGCGAACGGCTCGAAACGGTACCGGTCAAAAACGGGGTGTTCGGTTCCTCGAGTCCGATTCCGGCGGCCGTCGAAGACGGGGACAGGGACCTGGTCGTTCGGCTCCCGCTCGAGGGGCAAGCACTCGCCGGAACGGCTAATACGACGACCGTGACGGTTCGCGAGACGCAGAGTACGCTCTCGATCGACGAAACGTCGATCAGCGGGCAGGAGGTAATGGTCAACGGATCGCTCGCCACCGTCGACGGGGACGGCGTTCGGGGCGAATCCGTTCAGATTCGAATCGACGGATCGACCGTCGATACCGTCACGACCGAGGCCGGCGGCTCGTTCGGGACGACGGTTTCCATTCCGAGTTCGAGCAGTGGCGACATGACAGTCGCCGCGGTCTACACGGGCGACGGGTCGAACCTCGAGACGGCGAGGGTCGAAACGACCGTAATGATCGATGGCTCAGCATCACGGATTCCGACGCCAGTCCTGCTTGCGGGCGGCTTCGTCGCAGTAATTGCGGCCGGACTCGGTCTCTGGTGGGTTCGCCGTTCAGACGAGGGCGCGTCGCCTGCCAGTCCGGCACGCGACCAGGGGGGCGTCGCTGGAGAACGGACTCCCGCCGACCGATCGACCGAGTCCACAGCGGATCCGGTCGACCCCCTGCTCGAACGGGCGGCCGATCAACTCGCGGCCGGTCGACCCAACGACGCTGTACGAACGAGCTATGCGGCCGTTCGTCGCGCGCTTGCGTCTCGGATTGACGGACAGAAATCGCTGACTCACTGGGAGTTCTATCGAACGTATCGGAACGCCGACGCGGCGGAGACAGACTTGCTTCGCGCCGTCACCCAGGGATACGAACGAGCCGCGTTCGATCCCGGCACCGTTCCGACGACGGAATCCGCGGCTCTCCTTGAGAAAGCGCGTCGACTGTGTGACCTCAGTGATTCGTCGGACGAGGGCGTTCCTGCCGATGATAAAGATACGAGCGCATACCCCCGTCTTTAGGCGGGGGTCAAGCGGACAATAGCCTACACACCCACCGACAACGCCACGGCTGGGTTTCCCACCGTTCTATCGGTGGTATTAAGACGACGACGGACCATAGTGTGCAACACGGATGAAGACCACACGGCACGCAACCTACAACCTCAACTACCACATAGTGTGGTTGCCGAAGTACCGTCAATTGGGGCTCGTTAATGAGGTTGCCAGCCGTATCCGGTCCATCCTTCACGAAATAGCCGACGACAAAGGCGTCGAAATACTCGACCTCACCGTACAGCCCGACCACGTTCACCTGTTCGTCAGTAGCCCGCCCAAGAACGAACCGGCGCTACTCGCCAACTGGTTCAAGGGTATCTCCTCGCGCAAGTACAACCACCGCTACGCCGACCACGACGGCGAGAAAATCGGATGGGCGCGAGGATACTACGCAGGGACCGCCGGGCACGTTTCGAGTGAGACTGTCGAGAACTACATCCAACAGCACAAGGAGGGCGATTCGTGACCGAACTCACGAAGACGCTGGAACTCAACTTGTGGACCCGAACGCCCACAAGCGGAGGAAACTCCGAGAGACGCGAGAGGCGTACCAGCACGCCCTCCTAGACGCATTCGACGCCCGATGTACCACGCAGACCGAAGCGAACGACGT harbors:
- the tnpA gene encoding IS200/IS605-like element ISNpe10 family transposase; its protein translation is MKTTRHATYNLNYHIVWLPKYRQLGLVNEVASRIRSILHEIADDKGVEILDLTVQPDHVHLFVSSPPKNEPALLANWFKGISSRKYNHRYADHDGEKIGWARGYYAGTAGHVSSETVENYIQQHKEGDS
- a CDS encoding AAA family ATPase — its product is MSGTTDPAAGTSGDPETVYEELQTEISRVLIGNDEGVEYITIALLTRGHILLEGVPGIAKTTLANLFARTSGLDFNRIQMTPDTLPADITGTHIYRQGAESFELQRGPVFANLVVADEINRATPKTQSALLEAMQERRVTIEGETLALPDPFMVVATQNPIESEGVFQLPEAQRDRFQFKLTLDLPDRTDERELLDRFDEKPNLSPEEVDQVVDPDQLVAARETVQTVHVAPAVKEYVLDLVAATRDHADVAHGASPRATLAFLNGAKARAAIRGRDYVIPDDVKSIAEPVLRHRLVLNTDADLSDVDPVEVVADIVDTIEPPSADTARAFDSAAASDGGNID
- a CDS encoding DUF4350 domain-containing protein, translated to MSWHGGLFGDGDGVEWPRVLLLVLVVTVVVTLGTAAATSSTAFGPYNPAWDGSSDFRQDIETDSSVERHLVSDTVQYDHLPANDTVAFVTAPDERYDEDDAERVREFVAEGGTLVVLENFGDSGNALLSAVGAEARADGQLLRDEQHHFRGPTMPVATNVTNHTSTTGVDQLTLNYATAVDPGNATVLVRTSDFAYLGPEDDDLDEQNDLRSYPVATVENVSEGRVVVVGDPSISINAMYDEPDNAAFVRGLYADADHVIIDRSHDAAVPPLTATLLAIRNSPLLQLLVGTLGIGLVGLFSRYGMRSGLETVQSRLPARVRRSDRRDRTSATPGLSDTERAEYLRRRYPDWDEEQVQRVITALNHPRSEGEADE